In Candidatus Hadarchaeales archaeon, the genomic stretch CCTGCTATCATCGAAACCCACCCTCACCGCCTCCCTCTTACATGCCCTCTCACACATCTTACACATCGTGCACCTCTCCACTTCCTTTACCTCCACTTTTCCATCCGAGGGGACGAGGATCTTCGGTGGACATACCTCCACGCAAGCTTCACATCCATCGCACTTCCTCGGATCCACCCTCACCACGGGCATGTACTTGTAGTAGGCCAGGCCAGGCTGCCACTTCGCATGCTCCCTCCCAAAGCCCAATCTGGCCAGGGCGATCAGCTCCAGCTTCTGCCCCCTCTCCAGTTTCACGATGGGTATGGAGGGACTCACGGGTACCACCTCTTCGTCCGAGGATTGTAGGTCCCCGCTCATCACCACGCATGGGCCCTCCTTCTTCAGGGAAAAGGTAACCGTACACTTGGGGCATCTTCCCTCCTCGCATTTGCATTCCTCGGGAAGGACGTATCCCCTGAGGGGGGTACGGAGGGGGATCATCGCCAGACGATGGGCGATGATCTCGTCGTGGAGTGCGGAATCGTTCATCTTCACCTCCAGCTCATCTATCGCCATGATGGGTACTTCCCTCATGATGGCCCTCCTGAGGGAATTGGCAAAGGCAGGGGTAATGCCCTCCAGCCTGAGCTCCATCTCCTGTTCCGTGAGGGAAGTTATCTTCACCTCCATTCAGACCCTCCTCCCCCTCCTTCCCCCCTTCCTCTTCGTACCGTCGTGGGGAATGGGGGTAACATCCTCGATGGTGCCGATCTTGAGTCCCGCCCTGGCCAGGGCCCTGATGGCCGCCTGTGCCCCCGGACCTGGACTCCTGGGACCGCTGCCCCCCGGGGCCCTCACCTTGATGTGGACCCCCACTATCCCCTTCTCCATGGCCTCTTCCGCCGCCCTCGCCGCAGCCTGCATGGCGGCATAGGGGGAGGCCTCCTCCCTATCGCTCTTCACCACCATTCCCCCGGATTTTCTGGAGATGGTCTCCGCACCCGTCAGGTCGGTGATGTGGATGATGGTATCGTTGAAGGAGGAATAGATGTGGGCCACACCCCATTTTCCGGTTCTGGGTTGCTCGCTCATCCCTCACCTCCTTGCTGGGCCGGTCCCACGGGAGAGGGCAGGGGAAGGGTAACTTCTATTTTTCCCTCCTCCTCCACGGGCACGAGATAACTGGGAGTCCTCACCCTCTGCTCCCCTATCTTCACATGGCCGTGGATGATCAACTGCCTGGCCTGGCGTGGGGTCCTGGCCAGTCCCTTCCTGTAAACCACCGTCTGCAACCTCCTCTCCAGCAGGTCTTCCACCGTGAGGCTGAGCACGTCGTCTAGGGTGGCATTCTCCCCCACCAGACCGTATTTCCTTAGCCTATCCAACAACTGTCTGGTCTCCAGCTCCGCCTGTTTGCCGCTCAAAGCCAACAACCTCCTGGCCTGCCTCCTCCATCCCCTGAGAATGGCCGCGGTCTTCCATATTTCCTTCTTCCTCCTCAAACCGTACTTCCTGAGGAGGACATCCTCCGCATCCATCCTCTGTTTGTCCCAGGGATGGCGCGGTCTGCTGTATTTCTTCCTCTGCCTCTTCACTCCCTCACCCCTTCTTTTCCTCCTTCTTCTTTTCCTTCTTCTCCTTGGCCTTCGCAGCCTCCTCCTTTATCCTGGTCTCCTTCCTCTTCACACCCACCGTCATTCCCTTCCTACCGGTAGTCCTGGTCCTCTGACCCCTCACGGGGAGTCCCAACTCATGCCTTATTCCCCTCCTGCTCCTGATCTTGCGCTCCAATCCTATGTCTCCCTGGATGGCCATCTCCAGGTCAGGTCCTATGAGATGGAGGTCCTTTCCCGTTTCATAATCTTTTCTCCGGTTGAGCATCCAGGAGGGGATCCCATATTTGGCGGGATCCCTGAGCACCTCTTCCAGCTTTTTCAGGGTCTCCTCATCCAGAGAACCCAGCTTTTCCGAGGGATTCACCCCCACGGCCAGGGCAGCGGCCCTGGCAAAGGCCGGCCCCACTCCCTTCAGTTCGGAGAGGGCCCACTGCACGGATTTCTCTCCCGGCAGATCCTTGTAAATCATCCTCACGATGTGTTTGAACTCAGCCATTACGAAAACTCTAAAAACCAAAACTTATAAGACAATACCCTTCTCCCCAAGGCGCCGGGGGAGGGATTTGAACCCTCGAGACCCAAAGGGTCACACGCTCTCCAGGCGTGCGCCTTACCTGGCTAGGCTACCCCGGCCCACTCCCTTCGGTGAGGCAGAGTAAAAAGGCTAACTTTAAACTTTGCCTTTCGAAGGGAGGGGGATGCGGATAGCGGTACTGGGGGGAGCCGGACACATAGGCTCGGGTGTGGTACGGGAACTCTCCAGACTTGCACCGGAAGTCGACCTCGTCGTGGCCGACAAGGACCTGGAAAGGGCCAAGAGTCTTTGCGAGGAAGTGGGGGGTCGTGCCTCCCCCAAGCAGGTGGATGCCAATGACTTCTCCAGTTTGGCGGAGGTCTTGAGGGGGGTGGATGTGGCCGTGAACACCATAGGACCCTATTACCTGTATGGGGCCAAGGTTCTCCGTTCCGCCATCAAAACGGGTACCTGCCTTGTGGATGTGGACGATGATTACGACGCCACGGAGGAATGCCTCTCCCTACACGGGGAGGCCGAGAGGGCGGGTGTACTCGCCATCATAGGACTGGGGGCCACCCCCGGTCTCCTGAACCTCCTCGCTAAGTACGGGGCGACGGGACTGGAAGTGGAGGAGATACACACCGCTTGGGCTTGGACGGGAGTGGATCCGGAAATGGGTCCAGCCATCATCTCCCATTACTTCCATGCCATCACCGGTGAAATCGTGACCTATCGGGAGGGAAAGTGGGAGAAGGTAAAGGCCCTTTCCGAACCGGAAGTGGTGGCCTTTCCTCCTCCCGTGGGTGAGCAAAGGGTCTATCACGTGGGACATCCCGAACCCGTAACGCTCCCCAGGTACATCCATGGGGTAAAGACGGTCACCAACAAGGGAACGATTTGGCCCTCTTTCCTCGCGGACCTGGCCAAGACTTTCGCCGAGGTGGGCCTCACCAGCCTGAAGGAATTGAGTTTGAGGGGGGTTTCCGTTCCCCTCCGTGAAATCCTGGTCCAGCTGACGCTCAACCTGACCGACTTCGCTCCCCCGGAGCTCTTGGAAAGGGCCCAGGAGGAACTGGAAAAGCTGGGAGAGTACTCGCTGGGCGTGGCCTTGAGGGCCGAGGTCAGGGGGAAAGAAGGAGGGAAAAGGGTGAGAAGGATCTACGGGATAGTCTGCCCTTCCGCCGTGGTCGCCACGGCCCTTCCAGCCGCCCTTGGGGCTTTGGGGATTGCCAGGGGAGGGATCGAGGGAAAGGGGGTCTTCCCACCCGAGGGGATCATCGAACCACGGAGTTTCCTCCGCGAGGTGGGGAAAAGGATAGAGATCTTCGAAACGGAAGAAAGGTGGGGGAAGCTCTAATCCCTTCCGAGATTTTCCACTTCCTTTCGTCTCCCTTCCACAACCCTTAGGGACTCGAAGTCACCCACCCTTCTGAAATACCTTTCCGCCCTCTCCAATGCCCAAAGGGCATCGGAAAGATCTCCCCTCTTCATGTGCCCTTCGGCACATTTCATCCAGGCTTCCCCAGGCTTACGATAATTTTTCCCCATCCCCACGAGCTCGGCCGCCCTTTCATAGGAATCCGCGGCCTTAAAGAAATCTCCCCTCTTCTCCCACTTCTCAGCCAAGACCTCATAAACTTCAAAGGCCCTTCCCTTCCTTCCCGCCCTCCTCCAGCATCTGGCGGCTTCCAGCAGGAAAAGGGCCGCAAGCTCCATACTCCCGCCCCTCTCGGCCATCCCCGCTGCCTTCCGGTATATCCCAGCCGCCGCCCCCCACCTCTCCTCCTTCTCCAACAACCTACCCAGTTGGCAAAGTCCGTAGGAGGCAAGGAAGTAGCTACCCTTTTTCCCTTTGAGTCTCGCATAATTCCTCCAAAGCTTCTCCGCATCCTTCAGTTCTCCCCTTCCCTCGGCTTCCAGTGCCTCCCTCTCTTCCTCCCTAGAACGTTCGTAGTCCCCACGGGTTTTTCCCCCGGGCAAAGGCTCACTTCCATTTCCTCGGATAGGTACCGGGAGACATCACCACCCTCTCGGGCTTCGCCACTATTCCATGGTCTGCTTCCCAAATCTGTTTGGAGGTTTGCGTGGCCCTCGCCAGGCAAACGAGTTCCCCCTTCAAGGTCATCACCGCCACCAGATCACCGGGTGAAATCCCCGTCTCCACCCTGAGCACGCCGGGAGCAGCCAGGGCCGCACCATGACAGAGGGCATCCACCGCCCCATCCCTTATCACCAGCTTGGGGAGGTGACCCACTGCCGCTTCCACGGGTAGCACGGTTTTCCTCAACCATTTTTCCTCACCTTCCTCCTTCCAGAAGGCATAGGCATCGGCAACATCCTGCAGCTTCACCAGCGTACCGTCCTCGGTGAAGGGTCCCGTCCTCGTCCTCCTCAGCTCCTTCATGTGGGCACCGCAGCCGAGGGCAAGCCCGAGGTCAAAGCAATACTTCCTGAGGTAGGTACCCGCCTCACATCCCACCCTCAGGAGGACGTTCCTCCCCTCCCTTTCCAGGATCTCGGCATAGTAGATCTTCCTCTTCCTGAGCTTCCTCCTCACCGCCGCCCTCATGGGGGGACGCTGGTAAATCTCCCCCTCGAACTCCCCAATTACCTCCCTCAACCTCGCTTCCGGAACATCACCGTGGAGATGGAGGAGGCAAACGTACTCCTTACCGGCGGGTAGGAGGGCCTGGAGGACCTTGGTGGCATCCTCCAGGGCTATGGGGAGAATGCCGCTCACGGAGGGGTCCAGAGTACCCGAGTGACCCGCCTTTTTCCTCTCCATTATCGTCTTGACCCAGGAAACCACCTCGTGGGAAGTGGGACCCACGGGCTTGTCCAGGTTCAACACCCCCAGCCTGAGATGGTCCGTGATGGGGCGCTGGGAAGGGGGACAGCCGTACCTCTCGTCCGTTACGTCCTCGGCCCTGACCAAAACTTCCCTCTTGGAGAGGAAGGGTAGCTCCTTCAAGCACCTTTCCCCTTCTCCCCTGCACTCGAGAGGGCTTCTTCCAGGAGTCTTATCACCTCTCCGTCATCCACCTTGGGGGGAAGGTCCAGCTTCAGGTTCAGGGGTTCCAGATGCTTGACGTTGCACCTCCTCCTCTTCACCCCCTTTCCCACCACCACCACGTAGGTATCGTCCAGTACCTCCACCACCACGCACTTCCTTCCCGCCTCCTTTCCCGCCAACTTAACACACACCCTTCCCACTTCCACTTTCCTTCCTCCTCGCCAATCTTTCCAGTATTTCCACTTCCTCCTCCACCTCCAACCTGGCGGTGTTGATCACCAGGTCGAAAATGGAGAGATCGTCTATATCTATGCCGTAGAGCTCCTTAAACCGTTTTCTCTCGCTTTCCTCCCTCGCCAGCGTCTCCTCCCTCACCTCCTGCAGGTCCCTCCCTTCCCTCTCCGCTATCCTCCTCACCCTCACCTCAAGGGGGGCCGTGAAGAGGACCCTGAGATCCGCCCCCTTCACCATCCATCCCGCGAGCCTTCCATCCACCACTGCCTCCCCCTTCACCTCCCCCAGCCTCCGGTCTATTTCCAAGTCTATCTCGGGATGTTTTTCCGCATATTCCGAGAATTCCTTGAGATCCATCCCCTTCTCCTCCGCCATGCGCCTGAAGATCTCCCCTGCGGAGAGGTGCCTGAGTCCCAGTCTCTTTGCCAGTTCCTTAGCCACCGTGCTCTTTCCCGCTCCGTGATCCCCGCTTATGGCGATGAGCAAGCTTCACCTACCTCACGAGGCTCCTCAGGGCCTCCCTCGAGCACTCGGAACAGAGATCCGAGAAGGGTCTGTTTGCCCTCCTGGAAGAGCGGGGAAGACTTCCCGCCCTCCTGGGACTTCCGGGTAGGGGCCTTCCGCACTCCCTGCATCTGGGGAAGTCTCCCCTCCTATCCTCGTACCTTATCTTGGTCCTCCCCCCGGGAAGCCTGACGGGAACCTTCCTCTTGGCCCCCGTCCTCAGCCTGCGCGCCGGCATTCAATCACCTATGAGCAGTCTCCTCCAGAGATGAGAGAAGGAGAAATAGGTTATAAAAAGCCACCCCACGAAGCCGCAGGAGGACCACTCCCCAAAGAAGGGGAGGGGAAGGGAAAAGGGGAGCCAAGCCATCACCCAACCCACATAGATCCTACTCAGGAGGGCCCAAAGGAGGAGCCAGGGAAAGAGGTAAACGAGCGTGGGACGGAAGCTCTCCCTCATCATTTCTCCCTGGAGGGAGAGGATGCGTCCCTGCTCCAGCATCATCTTGTGGACCTTCTTCATATCCTTCTTGCGTTGTGCCTCCCTCAGTTCCGCCTGCCAGGAAGCCACCTCCTCCCTTATCCTCCTCACCTTTTCCCAATTCACCATCCTCCTCGTGAGAAGGGTGACGAAGAGGGAAAAGAGGAGGGAGATGAGGAGCACTAAAGAGGTGGCATGTCGGTAGGTGAGGGGAACCTCCAGCCCCATCTTCGAAATCCCCTTCTCCAGCATGGAACGCAGGGAGAGGATGCCCCTTTCCGAAGGTTTGGAGAGGAGGTTTTCGAAGGTTTTGAGGATCTCGTTGTCCAGTTCGGGATCGAGGTTCTCCAGTACTGACCTCCAAGTCTGGTACTCCTCCTTT encodes the following:
- a CDS encoding DNA-directed RNA polymerase subunit D encodes the protein MEVKITSLTEQEMELRLEGITPAFANSLRRAIMREVPIMAIDELEVKMNDSALHDEIIAHRLAMIPLRTPLRGYVLPEECKCEEGRCPKCTVTFSLKKEGPCVVMSGDLQSSDEEVVPVSPSIPIVKLERGQKLELIALARLGFGREHAKWQPGLAYYKYMPVVRVDPRKCDGCEACVEVCPPKILVPSDGKVEVKEVERCTMCKMCERACKREAVRVGFDDSRFIFRVETNGSLRPEQVFLQAIKALTGKCKELEKLVEKL
- a CDS encoding 30S ribosomal protein S11: MSEQPRTGKWGVAHIYSSFNDTIIHITDLTGAETISRKSGGMVVKSDREEASPYAAMQAAARAAEEAMEKGIVGVHIKVRAPGGSGPRSPGPGAQAAIRALARAGLKIGTIEDVTPIPHDGTKRKGGRRGRRV
- a CDS encoding 30S ribosomal protein S4 is translated as MKRQRKKYSRPRHPWDKQRMDAEDVLLRKYGLRRKKEIWKTAAILRGWRRQARRLLALSGKQAELETRQLLDRLRKYGLVGENATLDDVLSLTVEDLLERRLQTVVYRKGLARTPRQARQLIIHGHVKIGEQRVRTPSYLVPVEEEGKIEVTLPLPSPVGPAQQGGEG
- a CDS encoding 30S ribosomal protein S13 is translated as MAEFKHIVRMIYKDLPGEKSVQWALSELKGVGPAFARAAALAVGVNPSEKLGSLDEETLKKLEEVLRDPAKYGIPSWMLNRRKDYETGKDLHLIGPDLEMAIQGDIGLERKIRSRRGIRHELGLPVRGQRTRTTGRKGMTVGVKRKETRIKEEAAKAKEKKEKKKEEKKG
- a CDS encoding saccharopine dehydrogenase NADP-binding domain-containing protein, with the translated sequence MRIAVLGGAGHIGSGVVRELSRLAPEVDLVVADKDLERAKSLCEEVGGRASPKQVDANDFSSLAEVLRGVDVAVNTIGPYYLYGAKVLRSAIKTGTCLVDVDDDYDATEECLSLHGEAERAGVLAIIGLGATPGLLNLLAKYGATGLEVEEIHTAWAWTGVDPEMGPAIISHYFHAITGEIVTYREGKWEKVKALSEPEVVAFPPPVGEQRVYHVGHPEPVTLPRYIHGVKTVTNKGTIWPSFLADLAKTFAEVGLTSLKELSLRGVSVPLREILVQLTLNLTDFAPPELLERAQEELEKLGEYSLGVALRAEVRGKEGGKRVRRIYGIVCPSAVVATALPAALGALGIARGGIEGKGVFPPEGIIEPRSFLREVGKRIEIFETEERWGKL
- a CDS encoding RNA-guided pseudouridylation complex pseudouridine synthase subunit Cbf5, coding for MKELPFLSKREVLVRAEDVTDERYGCPPSQRPITDHLRLGVLNLDKPVGPTSHEVVSWVKTIMERKKAGHSGTLDPSVSGILPIALEDATKVLQALLPAGKEYVCLLHLHGDVPEARLREVIGEFEGEIYQRPPMRAAVRRKLRKRKIYYAEILEREGRNVLLRVGCEAGTYLRKYCFDLGLALGCGAHMKELRRTRTGPFTEDGTLVKLQDVADAYAFWKEEGEEKWLRKTVLPVEAAVGHLPKLVIRDGAVDALCHGAALAAPGVLRVETGISPGDLVAVMTLKGELVCLARATQTSKQIWEADHGIVAKPERVVMSPGTYPRKWK
- a CDS encoding 50S ribosomal protein L14e, whose translation is MGRVCVKLAGKEAGRKCVVVEVLDDTYVVVVGKGVKRRRCNVKHLEPLNLKLDLPPKVDDGEVIRLLEEALSSAGEKGKGA
- a CDS encoding AAA family ATPase — translated: MLIAISGDHGAGKSTVAKELAKRLGLRHLSAGEIFRRMAEEKGMDLKEFSEYAEKHPEIDLEIDRRLGEVKGEAVVDGRLAGWMVKGADLRVLFTAPLEVRVRRIAEREGRDLQEVREETLAREESERKRFKELYGIDIDDLSIFDLVINTARLEVEEEVEILERLARRKESGSGKGVC
- a CDS encoding EMC3/TMCO1 family protein; the encoded protein is MSESMSSEVTPPQPSPAKGGRLLEISVFLLVLLALSSILWAVFSHREETPAKAMLGEVDQSLLSLRHGSEEGAKDHLGRAKEEYQTWRSVLENLDPELDNEILKTFENLLSKPSERGILSLRSMLEKGISKMGLEVPLTYRHATSLVLLISLLFSLFVTLLTRRMVNWEKVRRIREEVASWQAELREAQRKKDMKKVHKMMLEQGRILSLQGEMMRESFRPTLVYLFPWLLLWALLSRIYVGWVMAWLPFSLPLPFFGEWSSCGFVGWLFITYFSFSHLWRRLLIGD